In the Cygnus atratus isolate AKBS03 ecotype Queensland, Australia chromosome 10, CAtr_DNAZoo_HiC_assembly, whole genome shotgun sequence genome, AAAACCTCCCCATTATGCAGCtacagagaatttttttcatCCTTGAGAACAGTTTCCTGTCCTGAAAAGCAAAACGTTTTGTCCATTGAAAATTCAAATCCCAGTGtctgctctgtttcttctgttttgtctttgccCCCCAGAAACTCTTCAGATGTTAAATGAATTTTGAACTGAAGCATCACAATGCTTCATTAACCAAAGTGAGGACGAAATATTTTGAAtcactaaaacaaaaaagtcagcGTGCAAAAAGTTTTAGCTTCAGTAAACTGGCagtaacaaagcagaaagatttttcttacaaattgCTACATATCTCTTTTGTTTATAACAATAAACACCTAAGTTACAGCTCTGGCACACAACTCAATTAATTTAACCACAAAGCCCCTATCCTAACCTTAGAATGGCAGCTACTGCAATCTGTACCAGCAGAGAATGGCCGGAAGAGTCTTTCCTGACCTGATTTGTACCCTGTCAGAGATCACAGATAACTGTAAATGATTTCTAAAATGCTATAGATGTTTACAGGCTGGACAAATCACTGAGCACTCTGATCTAATTAGACCTGCTTCGAGCAGTGGTTTGCACTAAAGGACCTCTGGTGGTCCCTTCCGACCAGAATTATTCTGTGGTtctaaaaatggaaaggagCATAGGCGCACACGACACCGAGGAATACTGGACATCCGACACGACTATTAGTATATCCTGAGAACCATCAGGATGCTCCAATCTGTTGGCTTGCTTCTGTGCATCAAAAAGGTCTCAAGGAAGAATAAACTGCCAACTGAACTTATAAGGAAATGTTTCACTTAGACtattattattgaaaaataaaaatttccatggaaaaaaaaagatttttttttaaatgaatcttCTTTCAACAAAAGAAGGGAAGCTTGGAGAGGAAACCTACTCCAGCTAGCTTTATTTCAGGTATTAGGTTCTGACAATGCACACGCGGGTCTTTGTGCCCTGAAAGATGTTGGGCAGCACGTGCATaatgctgcctggctgctcctgctttctcctccaCTGTAAACCCTACAATAACAGCGCTTCACAGCCAAGGCTTCCCTGCCACGGTTCAGACCATCACGGTAACAGCAGAAGCTGTGACTGAATTTATTCCTCCCCCAGAACTTCCTTGCCTGCTTTCCCTTacctggctggcagctgaaAGGCACTGTAGCACTCCTGAAGGTTAAACTTGCCTGTTTCAGATTGTATGAAGAATGCATAAATCAATACCAGAAACTCCATGACAGTTGGAGTCCTTTGGCCTCTGCATTTGCATTCACCCACTGGAGTTCACAGCTACACATACAAGACACATCAGTTTGTACCGTTGTCCAAGAAAAGGCGCTAGCTGTAGGCTCCACcagtttaagaaataaattatttaaattactcTATCTTGCATCCCCTTGGAAATTCAGAGCCCTGTGTAGTCACATGCATAGATTCACTCTGCCTTCTCCTGGTGACCAGGCACTTTCCACTAAGGCTCAATCCTGGATCAGCTGAggcctccttcctcctctctgagTTTCTGCCTCCCCTCAAGCACCTGGCCAGGTCAAACCATACCTGCAGATGAATATCCCTCATACTAGTCTCAAGTTCAGCAATATCCAGACTGTTTCCAAGCTGCTTGCCAAACCCTGACTTTCATTGGTCCCCAGGGACAACTAACACCACTCTGTCTGCTAGCCTGCATGCAACCACCTGGATGCCAGTCCCTGACCTTGCTTTTACATGGTGAGTACACTGCCTGAAGTTGCTCTGTTCTCCTCAGTCCCTCTTTTTAGCACTAATATTCATTTGTTTGCTAGCTATTTCCTTCTAGGTGAGTTGCAACTTTGGAGCACCTACTAACGGTCAGCTTTTGCACTCCCTGAGATCTCCATCTGTTTGCCAAAGGAGTATGAAATTCTGTTGTAAAGCAATTAATAACTTCAGATGTGCTGGAGATTGCTTGAACTCTGATAAGAGTACACTGCCAGTGCCCAGTCCTTCCATGACGGAGTAAGAAACCCTCTGATCCAGGACAAATCCTCAGACTGGGGAGAACCCTGCAATCACAAGACTTCCAGGAACACCTTTACTACcgcttactttatttttataaagagaTTTTCAGTCTGCGTTACCTGGGGAATAAGAGGCATGATTTCGGACTCTACTGGCACTGTCACATGGCTGTAcagctccctccctgtcccTAGCTCTAGTTCAGGCTTGATGGTGTGTCTCCAGCTCACCcttgcatttccatttcagctcAGCAACGTTCAGCTCTGTTCTCTAGCAGCAGGTAAGACGCCTCCCTTCTCCCAGTCGCTTTTGTCCTGGATGCCCTACTTCAACAGCACTGTGCTCCTCAGCTGGTCCAGTGGGCAATCTATGAGTCTTACAGTCTTCAGGCAGGAAAATAACATCTTCCCCACAGAATCTGAGATCCTGACCCACTCTGCCCTTGAAAGAGAACCAAGTCCTGGGACTGGCTGTCTCTCTTTGTCATCACTTTCTGGTATCGCTCCGTTGTCCATGGAGAGATATTATTCTAGTACATATCTATCTGAGCTGTATAGCTCTCTGAGCCAcatacagacatttttctttcttgtttgtatCTAATCAATTTATATAGAAGAATCTTCTCTTAATTTGCTGCTGGTTCACATTTTTCCCTCATTTCATTTCCCCCTCTCcctaaaaaacaaagacaaatgctgcaaaaaacaacaacacttttttttctccttttcagccCTGATATATTTCTCCCACCACCCCAAAATGGTTTGGGGAGATTCAGTTCTGCAGAGGGTTTGCAGTTTCCCTCCATTTATGTCCAAGAAAGGTTTGTCTGTCAAGGTCATTACCATGTCAGAAAAGTCTTTTCATCTCTCTCACATGCTGGTACTCCCTCCCTAGTGAAGATTTCCTTCCAAGCCTCCTCTGTAGCCCTCACAGACTGCACTATCCCTCTGTTTCTGCTGATCCAGCTCCATCCCAAGtgttcctgcagcactgcagctgtaGAACAAACCTTTGTATTCCTGCAGCAAGTGCACAGCTTAGGTTTGGTCTAGAATTCTGTGTGTCAACAAATACACACTAAATAACAGTTTgtggtttgtctgttttgtgtttttgttagtttgtttgttttggttgtttgcttgtttttaatcgCCCCTAATGATATATAACATGCCATTAATTACTTGCAGGAGTGAATGTCCTTAttgatttaaaacttttttttttcaagtctgaaATATTCTATCTTCATGTTCTAACTACTGATTCTTACTAATCCTTTGTTTGCTGCATATAAGAGCCTCCTGCTGGCAGGATTCAAAGTTTTGTCAttcactaatttatttttttttaaattctaagtTACTTCTTTTGAGGCAAACTGACATGCTAAGCACTCACTCCAGTTTGTTGGGATTCTTGGGAAGACAACCTCTCTGCTTGAGAATGGATAGGATCTCTGGTCTGACCTCCCAGTATGGGAAGGACTGTAGAAGACTAGTATGTCTTAAATTAAGTATAGCAGCTCTCCTACGCTCCCAGGAGGTTTCAGGAACTGAATCTTGGGAATGAGGTACTGGAAGGGCAGTCAGAGCTTTCCTAATGTGTTGGATTCCTGGGTCAGCTAGGCTGAATGTCATTGCCGACAGAGCCTGAgaagaacaaatgcaaaagaagcctccctcccagcctgggctctgtggcttgagaagaggaaaaggactGAACACTGTACTCACCCACTTGCGGGGCCTCCCTCTTGGCCTTTTTCCAGCAGGAGGTCCTACCTATATTGAAAGCGatacaaaaaaagtattttcaattcTCATATCTGCTGCGCACTGTGACTAAATACACTGAACCTGGCCAAAGTGACCTCTGCATAAAGTTTTTGTGAGCCAAATAGCAGAAGGTGACTAAAGCTGGGGATGGAAGACAGTTGAGGAGGAAACGCCTGCCAGACTGTGTTGGTTGTGATTATGTTGCAATGGCAGAGGAGAAACTCCAGAAGGAAGCTGCTGAACAGGCAACGACAGCACAGGAAGGCCAGAAAGTGAATTAGGACTAAGACCATGATAACTGTGGCAACTAAACAACAGTGGCAACTAAAACTGAACTGAATGAGGGGCAAATTTCATTGCCTATCCTTAATCTAAGAGAACCCTCCCTGCTTGTCCCTCTAGTAATGCTTGTAGAAAGGACAGCCAgcttctctcttccccctcaTAAAAGCATATAAGCCATTTACTCTTACCATTTGTCCAATTACAGTGCTCactttcttgcttccttttggccttcctCGTGGTTTCTTCACCAGCAATTgtcccccagcctcctcctgaaaaaaaaaaaaaaaaaaagaaaatttagcaGGATGATCCCTTGAACAACTTATTAGGTTGTGTCTGCTTTTCCAGATGCTGAAACAAACTAGAAGATGGGCAGCACTACCCCTTTATCACGTTTACATTTTGGCCTGGGAAAAATGAGTGACTTCCAAGAGCTCTGATCATAGTGCCTGgaatggggagagaaaaggcCTTGGGCATCTTCCATCTATCCAGCTACTGGTGCAGAAGCAGAGGGCTGTGGCACCTGAAATTCTTCAGACTGCCACAGATATCTGGGTAGCTCCTCTCATGCCACTTCCCAGCCTGAACAAGTGCAGCATGCCACACTCAAGGCACCTTTGAAGGCGGGGGCTGATATGCCCCGGGGtgcacatgctgctgctttcctgaatAGCTTTAGTATTTACCACAGcatgccttcccttcccttgctcTTTACTGCCTGCAAATCCCATCAGGCTAATATCACAGCATCCTCAGGCAGGCTCTTTGGATGATGCACACTTACCTGTGTCTGCTTCTTTggtcttcctctctttctcttcaggcCTTCAGTCAGTGGAGATGAACCAGGGTTCACCGGCCTCTCGTTGCTCATGTTGGCTCTTCCCACAGTTTCCAGATGATAATTCAACACGTTATTTTCCCatggaatggaaaagaaagtttttctcctctttctttcccaatCTTGTTACAGATTCACTTCCACCTGCAAGGCTGGAATGATGAGAAAGAATCAGGTGTGACAGCTTGCTATTGTTTTTATCAGCTGGGAGAGTCTGGGACCCAGCAGACATCCAGAAGCATAATTatgttttataaacattaatggACCATTCTCTTACACAGCCCATTCCTCAGCTTTCTGAGGTTCTTGGCTGAAGGAGCTGATTGCTCCAGGTGCATAAGCATGTTGATATCTGCATCCACCTTTCTCTCATTAGCCAGCTTTATCCAAGCTGACAAAGATGATGTCTTCAGCTCCCTGAAATCCTCTCTTTAGAGGCTTTCCTTGtctgaggaggaaggaggtggGAGACAAAATGGTGGTAGAGAGTTATAAACGCCACAGTCAAGGGTAAAGCTTCAGTTAGAGCTCCTATATCATAAGATACAAAAGCTAATCCTGAGACCCAAATCCACAGCAAAGAGAGCCTTATACCAGAATACCTGAGAGTACATATAGGTGAATTTGGCCCTGGAGCCATCCCTCTAGAGTTTGTTCCCCATCACCAATTGAACAGGCACCGTCTGGACCACAGGAGTGATGGCCTGACCCTATTTCAGCACACAGCCTCTGGTCCTGCACAAGACTCACTATTTCCTATAGGGTGGAAGAAGTCACCCAGACATGGATTTTGCTTGGTCCTGAGCACTGGTTTGTCTAACACAAGTTCCGTATCAGCAGGATCACCAGTCCCCATGCTCTATTTAGTGCCTGCTGTGGTTGGAACAAGCCCTGATCTGGCTTGTTTGCTTTAAGAAATAACCAAGATCATGAGCTGTTGAGGGTACATAGGAAACCAATGGCTTTCCTTGCTTCTGCTTGAGGTTGCAAGTTCCTCTGGTGTTGCTGCCAGAGAAGGTGGCAGTCTGACTGTAAGACTTTACAGCCTCACATCccagagcaggaacaggagGGAAGAGATCTTGACCAAAAGCTCAGCTGGCACATTACAGGATGTGGGGTCATTTGTCTTCCTTGCATTTGAAGTAAACCCTAGCCAGCGATCTGTGTACAGCTCCCATTTTGCTGATCTGCTTGGAAAAATGCATGTACGACCTCCACCAGACTTTGGACTTCCCTTCCTTCTTGTACAGGAGGGAGGGCTCAAGAAGGTGTGAGGCACTGAGGGAACTGAGCCTGGCTAGACAGGGCTTGGCAGTGCTGGCTGAATTCTCTTTTGTCTGTAATTCTTACCACAAAACAAGTATCTGAGGACAGTGCGGTTGGGAAAGCAACATCATTGCCTGCTTAGGAAAGCAGGGATATAAACATGAACAATGCATTTCTACCTTCTGTGTGAAGCACGTGTCTTCTCCTCTCATCTAAAGGTTGCAAGTCTGATCTGACTTGCCTGTAGAAGCTCTTCTACTCCCACCTGAGAAccatttttgcagctgtttcttCCACCTGGttcatttctccttcctcactTTAACAACATCCTTAAATAGCTCTGTAATGATGCATGGGGCTTTGTCCCATTGGCCTTGAGTACTACTGGGTGCCCAAGTCCCTCCAGCAGGCTCCGCCTGAGGCAGTAAAGGCAGCATGGCAAGTACGGGCACAGCAACCCCATGTAGAAGAGTGTGgctatttcaaaattaatggtggagggcaggagctgccttcAGTTCCAGTTCACACACGAGCTAGTGAACCCCTGGAAGTCCTTTCAGGTATGCTGCTGGGACCCAGCTTATAGAGGCTGCTGCACTCAGCTTTCCTATCAAAACCTCTAATCAGAGGGTGATGGAAAGACCGTAGCTCAGTTCTGAGTTCAGGCTGCATCTGGAGGGTAGacagttaggaaaaaaacatttctttgtacTTGCAAGCCATGCACAGTTACCATCAAGTCTCTGAGACAAACATGAAACACTTCTGCAGTCTCTTTcagagaggagctgtgcttTTAGAAACCGCTACTGGAGCTTTGTAGTTTGATCAGATGTTCACGTTACAAAGGTACAGCAAACATTCTGTGCTCTGGTCctactgttttctgctttgccagCTTGTGCTAGTCAGACCTAGGCCTCAAACGGCCttgtgctggtgctggcaccTGGGAGGGAGTCGCAGCGGTACAGGGACCCCGGACTGCCCGAGGAGCTGAGGACCCTCAGCACCTCCTCCCAAGGGCAGCTCAGAGGTGGCCCTGGCTGGTGCTGCACacacctgctgctggagcagcccagGGTGCTGCATGGGTGGTTTGATGCCTCCTGAGCCCGTCTTcccctgctttctgcagaaagggagCAGACACTGCCGTGAGAACAGACAAGCGTGGAAGTGCCGTCCTTGCCAGTGCTCTGAGAGGGGATTAGGCTGCTCTGACAGGGCTTCTACCTCCGGATCATAGTCATTTGAAAGCAGGCTCAGTGCCTCTTTGAATTCAGGTTGTAATGCTAATGTGTGGAAAAGTTATGCAGGAAACAAACACATCCTTGAGAAATATCATATGTGCATTTTTGCCCCCGTTTATTCAGATATTGCCAAAGCATAAGGGGCAGGATGAATGATGGGGTATGGCAGGTATTGTCAAAGATAACACATGGAGTTGCATCTGGATGATCTAACTGCGCTGTGCTGATAGGACACTTAAGTgttttggttatttatttttctgcactgtCTGCTTGGTCACTTCACACTACAGAATCTGGAAACATCACTGGCAGAGGCAGCAAGAAAAACTTCCATCCTTTGTGCTATGTTCTAACAAAACATATGTGGTCATGACAGACACTGAAGCCATTGCTCTTAGTGACACAGCCTCTCTCCAGAGTTTGCTCTAACTGAAGCCTGCATTAAATCAAAGTTTTACGTAACAATATTCAAGTGGGAGCAACCACTGTGTACAGAATTATTTGTTCCCCAGGTGCAAAGAAAGTCAGTTCTTGCATGATGATCATTTTCTAAACCATACGAGACTGATGAACTCTGCAGTGCTTTTCCTATACGTGGCAAGCCTTCCACAGACTGGACACAAGCATATAGAGGCTGCTGGGAAATATCAGTGTCTTTGCATAGGTCGCCCTTCTATCACTCACCAGGTACACACTTCTTGGAGCCTggtgcagaaggagaaaaatgcaagcaAGACTATACTAGTATCAGTCCTTTTAGCTTTTGTATGCTTTACGTGACTCAATGTAGAGGaacacacaaaggaaaagcacaCACTGAAGTTCTACTTCAAACTTTTCAACGATAGcttgacatatatatatatgtgtgtgtgtgtaaacaaATCAATATTGACTCCCATTGACCAAAAACCAAGCATGTTTCTAGGGTCACTGTGCTCACTACTAGAGTGCAGCCAGCAAGGCTGAAATCCATCCTATACACCATCCATGAGGGATGAtgtataaatcaaaaaaaaaaatctaaaaaaaaactaaaaggaagCCATCCAAGTGTCTGTGCGCCTTAGGTTTCCTTCATGTCAGCTGTGTATGCAGCTTTGAAAATGATGCAGATATGTGAAAACACGATGTTGGCAGTATTCAGACCCATAAGCTGTGGAGCCCTCTCCTGAAACGAAGCACCTCATGGCCCAGAAGCATTCCCCAGCACCTGGCAGAGGACTGGGGATTCTGATGGCCTAATGCTTTGCACCCGACTTATGTGCTAAGTTGTAGGAATCCATTTTTTCTACCATACCCACGTTCTCAGGAGAGAAAAGCTCCTCCTGATGGCAATGCAGTTGTAGACTAACACAGAGTACTGAGCAACGTTCCTGAGGGTCTTTTCCCTTTCTACAGACTACAGAGGGAGCTTAGGGAGCTGGCTTGCTGACTTcgacaggaaaattaaatggCAGATCCCCTTCCTCTTGATTCCTTGGGGATGATAAACTGTTGGCTATGTCCTTGGGAGAAATGCCATATGACACGGGGATGCTTGGGGTTTTAGTGCGATGCCTCAAGCTGTGCGCATGATTCACAGCAAATGCTGCCAGCGAATGAGCATCTAGCTGCAGTGCCcacatacaaaatacaaagcttAAAGCCTTTTTCAAAGCATAATGGGAGTGTGATTATGAGACCCTTCACTGTAGCTTAACACTGCTGCTGTCTctaaaataataagaaaaaacatccaCAAAGCATGGCTCCCACTTAGTGGCACAGGGCTATTGTTCTGCTGTCACATGTGACAAAGCGAAGCCAGGGTAACTTCACTGACAGCAGCGTGGCCACTCTTTGGTCCCTCTggtgcaggagggagggaagaattTGGCCTGAGCCCCACATCAAGCAGAGGAGGATAACAGACTGTTAGCAAAGACATCTGAAGAAGGGGACTAAGAAGGCAGGGCGGAGAGAAACCTTTCATTCCAATAACCGTAGCAGTAACGATCTGTACTCACATTATGAGAAATTACTTTCACCTTCCGAGAAATCAAATGCTCACATCTTTTCAGATCTCACAGCAGATCAAGAAATACCACAGCTTGTCATGTTTCCCCATGGACTTTTCTACCAGGCAGGCAGGACAGCCAagtgctgcagcatctccctggGGAAAGGGCAGTGGCAATAACGCGCTGGCAAGCAAACCTTATCTGGCAgatttttctgtggaaatgagGAACTTCTGAGCTACTAAATCAAGCTTGTGGCAACAGCAGGTAACTGTCATAGTCACATAAATCACATCTAAAACACAAATAACCTCTCTAGGTGATTTCCCTAACTGTTTTGGGTGGCTGGTCTAAGCCTTCTTTGGTCTTATGCTTTAAAGCCccctattttccattttaatggcCAATTTAGTGTCATTTGTTCTTGCATCAACAGTCCTTCAGCAGCagtatttctctctcctccatTTTTAAGCCCACTCGACCAGATGTATTTTCACAGATGAACCAGATCTCCTCCATCTTGTGAGGCTGAACAAGTAAAATCTTCCAGTTTCTGTGCATGTGATTGTTTCTCCTGATAATTTTGGTTGTCATTTacatcttttccaacctgagctCAACACTTCTGaatatgaaaagatttttactcaaaaatatttccactgagGACAGCCTGACTAACTTAACCACTCACCTATCTGAGAAGCACAGGCAGGACAGttcagtggaaggaaaagaaaaatcagttcctGTGTAATGTTATTAGTATGAATTTCCAAACTGATTTGACCAGCAAGCCATTCCACCACCTCCAGCATATCTTGACTGCTAAAATATCCAGCTCAGAAGACAGAAAGTATTTAAGCTTACAGAGGACAACAAATATAGGAACCATACAGGCTTCCATGCTTCACATCAGTGCTAGAGACCAGCTCAAGGCATGAACGGgaacttctgtatttctgtctaAAGTTACATTTCCGACTTCATTACAGATTTCTCTGTGCAACCCTAATGAAAGTGCCTTCATGTGTTTCAGTTCCGCACCCACAAAATGGTGCGTAGTTCCCTGCCTGCTAGATATGCTGGCAATGAGGATGAAGGGAAAAACCTGAGCAACGCAGGAAGAGTCCACCCGGTGCCTGTTCTTCTGGGACAGCCAGCAAGCGAGGCAGGTGCTTCCAGCTGGAATAAAAGCTTATGGGCTTAAGACCTATGTACTATGAGACAATATCAGAAGCTTTTTTCATATTAAAGGCATGCATAGCCACATGAGAAGAGGGTTGTTGATAACCGAGGTTCAAGCAATGATGCAGACGTGAACAGTCTCTGTTCCCCACTTCCCAGATCCGAAGTATCCATCACAGTGTCAGCACATTGCAAGAGGGTGTTCGTAAAGAACCTGTGCTTGCTGCAGTGCCTGTCTTCTCTGTCCAGATAACTTGAGCCAGATACTACCCTGAGAGGCACCTCGATTGCCCTAATCCATACCACAACAGATCACAGAAATATCACCAAGCTCTGTCATAGCTAGCCTAAAAAATCCCATTCCTTCCTCTGAAAAGTGAGGCCTGTGGAATGAGTCAGGCCACATGTGAAACCCTAGCTGCACTGCAGGCCCGTCCACTCAGTAAGCGCAGGACTTTCCCTGAGGGTTGCCTCACAGCTCCATAGTGGAGGGCCTGGCATCAGCCCTGCCTCAGTGCCATCGGCCTCAAAGCCCTGGCAAGAAACAGGCTTCCCATGGGCATGGCAGGCAGAGCAAGGAGGCAGATAAACCGGCCCAGAGAGGacacagaaagcacagctggATACCAAGAGCAGACAAGAACGAGTGGCCTGGAACCTAGTCCTGCCTCTGATCCTGAGCGAGTCATGTCATCTTCCCATACTTCCAGTGTGATTCCATAATcttacagacagaaaatgtgaagtatTAGTGCTTGCCCTCAGCCTGAGATGGAAGGACTGAGGACCTTCCCATTTGTAGAACAACACTAAGAACCTCCAgcaggagagagcagagcaTGGCACTATTGACTCCCTAATGTCGTGGTGTTCAGGAGCACAAGGGAGAAGGTGTCACAACTGAAGAAATACAGCCCAGGATTAGCCACATCCTGCTGAGCACCAAAACAGACCTCCACCCTCTTCCCCCAGGAAGCTGAAGCTCGTGGGACTGATCTGGCCCCAAGCTGCAGTTCCCTGCCCCAGGAccctggcacagagcagcacctgAGCGtgagctggggctctgcagaggtGCTGCACTCTGCTCTCACCCAGTCCCAAACCAGGCAGATAGGAGTGTACAGGACTCAGCTTGCTGTCTCCATTGAAGGAAACGTACAAAAATCAAGACCCTAAGTCTTGAGGCCAGGCCTAAAGTCTTATATGCACCTCCAGCACTTCTCCCAAAGCTATCAAGCTACAGTGACACTTACTGACTGCGTGATTGTAGACCCCCTAACATGACACACTAGGAACACGTAAAGATGCTGCCTTAGAGAATTTGTCCAAAGCCCCAAATGTTCACTAAAGCACTCTTCTGTCTCTTAAAGTCTCTGTCCAGACCCTagcaccaaaacaaacaaacaaaaagctccCCAAGAAATTCAGGGTcaaaacagtggagaaaaacagcagtatttaCAGGGAAGTAGGAGGGTAAGGAGAAAAGCGTGgttcctgaaataaaaatcaaatcacaGTCATGTCTTATTTGAGATAGCATCAAGCCTCACTAGTCTGCAGAATTACTATCATGTTCAGTTCAGCTACTGACAGCCAAAAAACACTGTCCGCATGCACAAAACCAGGAAATAGCCCTCTGCGTTTCCTGGCAAGGACAGGCGTTTCGGCAACCCAAAACAGGGATACATGAGGCAAGCAAGTGTCGTGCCTTAACCTACTTTCAAACAAGGTCTCAATTAGCAAGATTATTAATCCCCGTGGCTGAACAAACCCCAGTGTCTTGCAGAGGAGCTCTGCATACACGTTTGAAACACAGGCTTGCTGATGCAGTAGGAAAGGAACGCGATTACCTGGTGAGAAGTTGGGCAGCGCCACTTGACCCGGCCCCAGCAGACCTAGCAATGAAGacaggagagaaagacagaggtATCCAGCAGTGACACCCCTTCTGCACGGGAGAGAAGCAGCTAACCGAAGCCTCTGCACGCATTCATTTCAGGAGCCGTACAACGAGCCGAACGCTATTTATTGCGCTCCCAGTTAGTGATATGGAAAGCAGCGTGAGCACTGCCAGCGCTCTCCTTCTGATGGCAGTCCTGAGTAGTGACAGCAAGTGAAACCCAGCACACTTCAGCCTGCCTGGAATCTCACACTGAACTggcaagaacaaaaagaaaagtcccAAACCAGACCACTTATAACAGGCAGGCTGTACCACTGCCCTgcttactaaaaataaaaccgGTTTCCGAATGTGAAATGAATGATCTGAATGAAGGAGACAGATCATTTCACAGCTTTC is a window encoding:
- the LOC126913426 gene encoding high mobility group protein HMGI-C-like; this translates as MSNERPVNPGSSPLTEGLKRKRGRPKKQTQEEAGGQLLVKKPRGRPKGSKKVSTVIGQMVGPPAGKRPRGRPRKWPQLAIQEGTSEEGSPQGSSDLNLNSAPATQGITGKDGSRPSKTTGLRKSLSNIPATAQ